One region of Bradyrhizobium betae genomic DNA includes:
- a CDS encoding iron reductase, producing the protein MGGRERSIVDIVFASLLLLAPAFLLHSDPRFAGSLAGFALGASAAGLMVLLLIYPLAKYVRGFKPLLGRIVSMRTLLEFHVYAGIVAAFLGLLHTGHKFQSPLGIALIVSMLVVVVTGFVGRYYLPQTAAEIREQQSRLATLRAAYDRTALALAESEIGDPGVAPPASASAVQEVPILQVVEGISDIEYSIGSQEAIKKVFMQWIGVHVVAAIAMYAMLALHIAGEVYYGLRWLT; encoded by the coding sequence ATGGGCGGCAGGGAGCGATCGATCGTCGATATCGTCTTCGCGAGCCTCTTGCTGCTGGCTCCGGCGTTTCTTCTCCACTCCGATCCGAGATTTGCGGGAAGCCTGGCCGGCTTCGCTTTGGGAGCATCAGCAGCCGGCTTGATGGTGCTCCTTCTCATCTACCCCCTTGCGAAGTACGTGCGCGGCTTCAAGCCTCTTCTCGGCCGTATCGTCTCCATGCGCACGCTGTTGGAATTTCACGTCTACGCCGGGATAGTCGCGGCCTTCCTCGGGCTCCTCCATACGGGACACAAGTTTCAAAGCCCGCTGGGAATAGCGCTCATCGTCAGCATGCTCGTCGTGGTCGTGACCGGCTTCGTGGGGCGGTACTACCTGCCGCAGACTGCCGCCGAGATCCGCGAACAACAATCCCGCCTCGCTACGCTACGGGCCGCCTACGATCGGACCGCGCTTGCCCTTGCGGAGAGTGAGATCGGTGATCCCGGCGTTGCGCCTCCGGCAAGCGCATCGGCTGTGCAGGAGGTTCCGATACTGCAGGTCGTCGAGGGCATTTCGGACATCGAATATTCGATCGGATCCCAGGAGGCCATCAAGAAGGTCTTCATGCAGTGGATCGGTGTTCACGTAGTCGCTGCGATCGCGATGTACGCGATGCTGGCGCTGCATATTGCCGGAGAGGTCTACTACGGACTTCGGTGGCTCACGTGA
- a CDS encoding cytochrome c3 family protein encodes MSFRAIVYSVCITLAVAGVAAVSAALYKGGSSSVVGWRDAVVPGPLSEKHAFLADKCESCHTPVRGVETSTCIACHTTAAADLGKQATAFHATSKECRGCHLEHAGGARPTKMDHAMLLRIGGFSRERDVSANAITGQMISDLKDFLKVPKSDEAEKTDLECASCHSNRDPHRGLLGPECGGCHALASWSIPQFLHPSPTSKECAQCHQAPPSHYMHHFVMMDRSITGQEHASVEQCFLCHRTDSFNDIKGVGWFKHH; translated from the coding sequence GTGAGCTTCAGAGCCATCGTCTACAGCGTGTGCATCACGCTCGCCGTCGCCGGCGTGGCAGCGGTATCCGCCGCGCTGTACAAAGGCGGCTCGTCGTCTGTTGTGGGGTGGAGGGATGCAGTAGTTCCCGGACCTCTCTCGGAAAAGCACGCGTTCCTGGCGGACAAGTGCGAAAGCTGCCACACGCCGGTGAGGGGCGTCGAGACTTCCACCTGCATCGCCTGCCATACGACGGCCGCCGCGGACCTGGGAAAGCAGGCGACGGCGTTCCACGCGACGAGCAAAGAGTGCCGAGGATGTCATCTCGAACATGCGGGTGGCGCCCGTCCGACCAAGATGGATCACGCAATGCTCCTGCGGATCGGCGGCTTTTCCCGAGAGCGCGACGTTTCGGCGAACGCGATCACCGGTCAGATGATCTCGGATCTGAAGGATTTCCTGAAAGTCCCGAAGTCTGACGAAGCGGAAAAGACCGATCTCGAATGTGCGAGTTGCCATAGCAATCGAGACCCACACCGAGGATTGCTTGGGCCCGAATGCGGCGGCTGCCACGCGCTGGCTTCGTGGAGTATTCCGCAGTTTCTCCATCCGTCTCCCACCTCCAAGGAATGCGCGCAATGCCATCAGGCTCCGCCAAGCCATTACATGCATCACTTCGTCATGATGGACCGATCGATCACGGGACAGGAACATGCCAGCGTCGAGCAATGCTTCCTTTGCCACCGCACCGACTCGTTCAACGACATCAAAGGTGTTGGATGGTTCAAGCACCATTGA
- a CDS encoding Spy/CpxP family protein refolding chaperone — translation MVTAKRFMGTAATIIVMSLVSVGLASAEVAANGRERLAMMDDMKMKSDSSNPSSMGNMAQPGAASGGSADDKMKMQGPGQMPGQQQDSGMMQMMQMMERMHNRMLPSGSGMGAGVSASGPMDVTERLEGRIAFLKTELQINDKQLTDWNLLADALRSSRQHLLEARKQLVMDDNMTGPNRIVRYEQHLNERLEAIKSARTAFSRLYGSLSDGQKQTADSILLPLIATF, via the coding sequence ATGGTGACTGCGAAAAGGTTCATGGGGACTGCGGCGACGATCATCGTCATGAGTCTTGTTTCGGTTGGGCTGGCGTCGGCCGAAGTCGCTGCGAATGGACGTGAGCGGCTCGCGATGATGGACGACATGAAGATGAAGTCCGATTCGTCGAACCCTTCGAGCATGGGAAACATGGCCCAGCCCGGCGCTGCGAGCGGCGGGTCGGCAGACGACAAGATGAAGATGCAGGGGCCAGGTCAGATGCCGGGCCAGCAGCAGGACTCCGGCATGATGCAGATGATGCAGATGATGGAGCGAATGCACAATCGGATGTTACCGTCCGGCAGCGGCATGGGAGCGGGTGTCTCGGCGAGCGGTCCCATGGACGTCACCGAGCGGTTGGAAGGTCGTATCGCTTTCCTCAAAACCGAGTTGCAGATCAACGACAAGCAATTGACCGACTGGAATCTCTTGGCCGATGCGTTGCGTTCGAGTCGGCAACACCTATTGGAGGCGCGAAAGCAGCTTGTCATGGACGACAACATGACGGGGCCCAACCGCATCGTTCGGTATGAGCAGCACCTGAACGAGCGTTTGGAGGCGATCAAATCGGCTCGCACCGCCTTCAGTCGGCTCTACGGATCGCTCAGTGACGGGCAAAAGCAGACGGCGGACTCCATCCTGCTGCCTTTGATCGCGACGTTCTGA
- a CDS encoding DUF1622 domain-containing protein, with protein sequence MITSERIFADQTQGAILHGLHGTASAIELLGVLVIVGGVVTATAFALREMRQGAFVDAFRSYRANLGRGILLGLEFLIAADIIGMVAIVPSFDRLGILAVIIVIRTFLSFSLQIEIEGRLPWQRRKPAADEADGAEL encoded by the coding sequence ATGATAACTTCCGAGCGAATCTTCGCCGACCAGACGCAGGGCGCGATCCTGCACGGCCTTCATGGGACCGCATCCGCAATCGAACTGCTTGGAGTGCTGGTAATCGTGGGCGGCGTCGTGACTGCGACGGCGTTTGCGCTTCGCGAAATGCGGCAGGGAGCATTTGTCGATGCATTTCGGTCGTACCGGGCGAACCTTGGTCGAGGCATTTTGCTCGGGTTGGAGTTCCTGATCGCCGCAGATATCATCGGAATGGTCGCGATCGTACCGTCGTTCGATCGACTCGGAATTCTCGCGGTAATCATCGTGATCCGTACGTTCTTAAGCTTCTCCCTTCAGATCGAGATCGAAGGTCGGCTGCCTTGGCAGCGGCGCAAGCCGGCCGCCGATGAGGCGGATGGGGCGGAGCTCTAG
- a CDS encoding 2Fe-2S iron-sulfur cluster-binding protein: MMGMMGEMMGRPRKEFYPSLMEMPALSAERRRELESQARARIGAEIDGMANAEMALRHALASGRVIEADLASRQIREALNQVQSGVVVLRSLEEGKSPQQIAQNWFKSQMNLSQSEDPPSDGVLGVSWFHVITMGLLAIVSFGMLAVYAVRMRRANALVDRLTRVPVPASGLIPGPAVQMPDTPKGKAAVAAGPAAGGGSRTEEIIVPAAATPSAPKRRGVWKGKLKVSAIFNETPSSRTFRLQNPQGGAIPFEFLPGQFLTYSAQIDAKTVRRSYTIASSAAQTAYVETTIKREDGGVFSEYMHDEIKEGDLLDVMAPSGAFTFTGKEADSVVLIGGGVGITPLMAAIRYLFDISWPGEVYLVYGAQTTEQFIFRDELEYLQRRMNNLHVAATMARAAGTAWMGSEGQITAEFLARSVPDLSKRRVHLCGPPGMMQALKKTLVELGVPPEQIKSEAFGPALGAVPPPGRTVIKSGESEIKGGTPSIGPATASIRFAKSGKAAPLPPDKSVLEVAESIGVSIDYSCRAGTCGICKTHLIEGSVTMEVQDALTEEDKAEGMILACQAKSVGNLVVEA; the protein is encoded by the coding sequence ATGATGGGTATGATGGGCGAGATGATGGGGCGCCCGCGTAAGGAATTCTATCCGTCGCTGATGGAAATGCCCGCTCTGTCCGCCGAGCGTCGACGCGAGCTCGAATCTCAGGCACGCGCGCGCATCGGCGCCGAAATCGATGGCATGGCCAACGCGGAAATGGCGCTGCGGCACGCCCTCGCGTCAGGGAGGGTCATCGAAGCGGACCTTGCTTCGCGCCAAATTCGGGAGGCCCTCAACCAGGTGCAGAGCGGCGTGGTCGTGTTGCGCTCGCTCGAGGAAGGAAAGTCTCCGCAGCAGATCGCGCAGAACTGGTTCAAGAGCCAGATGAATCTTTCGCAATCGGAGGATCCTCCCTCCGACGGAGTGCTGGGCGTTTCGTGGTTCCACGTCATCACGATGGGCCTGCTCGCGATCGTCTCGTTCGGCATGCTGGCCGTCTATGCCGTGCGCATGCGTCGGGCCAACGCGCTCGTCGATCGATTGACCAGGGTGCCGGTGCCTGCGTCCGGTTTGATACCTGGACCCGCAGTCCAGATGCCGGATACGCCGAAAGGGAAGGCCGCTGTCGCTGCGGGCCCTGCAGCGGGCGGCGGCTCCCGGACCGAGGAAATCATCGTGCCGGCCGCGGCGACGCCTTCCGCGCCCAAGCGGAGAGGAGTTTGGAAAGGCAAATTGAAGGTCTCCGCAATCTTCAACGAAACGCCGAGTTCTAGGACCTTTCGGCTCCAGAATCCGCAAGGCGGCGCCATTCCCTTCGAATTCCTGCCGGGCCAGTTTCTGACCTACTCCGCACAGATCGACGCGAAGACCGTCAGACGATCCTACACGATCGCGTCCTCTGCGGCTCAGACGGCCTACGTGGAGACGACAATCAAGCGCGAAGATGGAGGCGTGTTCTCCGAGTACATGCACGACGAAATCAAGGAAGGCGATCTGTTGGACGTGATGGCGCCTTCCGGGGCCTTCACTTTCACCGGCAAGGAGGCAGACAGCGTCGTGCTTATCGGTGGAGGGGTCGGTATTACCCCATTGATGGCAGCGATTAGATATCTCTTCGATATTTCCTGGCCCGGGGAGGTCTATCTGGTCTACGGCGCGCAGACGACCGAGCAGTTCATCTTTCGTGACGAACTGGAGTATCTGCAACGCAGGATGAACAACCTCCACGTTGCCGCCACCATGGCGCGCGCGGCAGGTACGGCCTGGATGGGGAGCGAGGGCCAGATCACGGCCGAGTTTCTTGCGCGCTCGGTCCCCGATCTGTCCAAGCGGCGCGTCCATCTATGCGGCCCTCCTGGAATGATGCAGGCACTCAAGAAGACGCTCGTCGAACTTGGCGTACCGCCGGAGCAAATCAAGTCGGAGGCGTTCGGACCCGCACTCGGCGCCGTACCGCCTCCGGGACGGACGGTTATCAAAAGTGGGGAGTCCGAGATCAAGGGCGGGACGCCTTCGATCGGCCCGGCGACGGCCTCCATCCGATTTGCCAAGTCCGGCAAGGCAGCTCCGTTGCCTCCGGACAAGAGCGTACTTGAAGTCGCAGAGTCCATCGGCGTCTCGATCGACTATTCCTGCCGTGCGGGCACCTGCGGTATCTGCAAGACCCACCTCATCGAAGGCAGCGTCACGATGGAAGTCCAGGACGCCCTTACCGAGGAGGACAAGGCGGAGGGGATGATACTGGCCTGCCAGGCGAAGTCGGTCGGGAATCTGGTCGTCGAGGCTTGA
- a CDS encoding DUF3141 domain-containing protein, with protein sequence MHAATNSQLATPKDLLGDDPTRPARSPEGGDALQAYARDLLERSILFWDTLRQRADNLIEHERQGSPPLLDFRFETIVDARQFVRPVNYVLLRILDENVDTGSEAKPPVVVLDPRAGHGPGIGGFKQDSEVGIALAEGHPVYFVSFFPQPCRGQTLADVLHALRRFVEAVSTRHPGQPPILYGNCQAGWAVTLLSADCSGLVGPAVLNGSPLSYWSGEAGVNPIRLAAGFNGGAWLAHLVADLSDGRFDGAWLAQNFESLKPEAQWEKYVQLFTHIDRERERFLEFERWWGSFFFLSREEILAIVENLFIGNQLEGGRFRICEHCVADLRRIRNPLVVFASYGDNITPPHQALGWIPIVYPTTGDLIEAGQRIVYLTNPHVGHLGIFVSGKVAQREHRAILASLPEIEGLAPGLYEMKIEDRDPSDSPSNLPFAVRFESRKVEDLKFPRPDPAFARIADFSAMSESIYGAFFSPLVRASSNPFLAETAKWLHPMRMSRYVFSASFSPWLYGLPSLAKAIRDDRSPLSDDNPYLKSERTLFGLVTTLIQTARSNRDASLERMFQVLYGIPTSRDTGSSP encoded by the coding sequence ATGCACGCCGCCACCAACTCGCAGCTCGCAACACCCAAAGACTTGCTCGGCGACGATCCAACGCGCCCAGCCCGCTCGCCGGAAGGCGGCGATGCGCTGCAAGCATACGCTCGAGATCTGCTAGAGCGCTCGATCCTGTTCTGGGACACGCTTCGGCAACGAGCGGACAACCTGATCGAACACGAACGGCAAGGATCTCCGCCCCTGCTCGACTTCCGCTTCGAGACGATCGTTGACGCTCGCCAGTTCGTACGCCCCGTCAACTACGTGCTGCTTCGCATCCTCGATGAAAATGTGGACACCGGATCGGAGGCGAAACCGCCTGTGGTGGTCTTGGATCCGAGGGCAGGACATGGACCCGGCATCGGCGGATTCAAACAGGACTCCGAGGTCGGCATCGCGCTGGCGGAGGGCCATCCGGTCTATTTCGTATCCTTCTTCCCTCAGCCGTGTCGCGGCCAGACTCTCGCCGACGTCTTGCACGCACTTCGGCGCTTCGTCGAGGCGGTGAGCACCCGGCATCCGGGGCAACCACCAATACTGTACGGAAATTGCCAGGCCGGTTGGGCGGTGACCCTGCTTTCCGCGGACTGCAGCGGTCTCGTCGGCCCCGCGGTACTCAACGGCTCCCCGCTCTCATATTGGTCGGGCGAAGCCGGCGTGAATCCGATTCGGCTCGCAGCGGGATTCAACGGCGGAGCCTGGCTCGCACACCTCGTTGCCGATCTCAGCGATGGAAGGTTCGACGGCGCGTGGCTTGCCCAGAACTTCGAGAGCCTGAAGCCCGAGGCGCAGTGGGAGAAATACGTCCAACTGTTCACGCATATCGATCGAGAACGCGAACGCTTTCTCGAATTCGAACGCTGGTGGGGTAGCTTCTTCTTCCTGAGCAGGGAAGAAATTCTGGCGATCGTCGAAAACCTCTTCATAGGCAACCAGCTTGAGGGTGGCCGCTTCCGCATTTGCGAGCATTGCGTTGCCGATCTGCGCCGTATACGGAACCCGCTGGTCGTGTTCGCGTCCTACGGCGACAACATCACGCCGCCGCATCAGGCGCTCGGCTGGATTCCCATCGTGTATCCGACGACCGGAGATTTGATCGAGGCCGGCCAACGTATCGTCTATTTGACGAACCCGCACGTGGGTCATCTTGGGATCTTCGTCTCCGGCAAAGTCGCCCAACGCGAACATCGCGCCATTCTCGCCAGCCTGCCGGAAATCGAAGGCCTAGCGCCCGGTCTGTATGAAATGAAAATCGAGGATCGCGACCCCTCGGACAGCCCGTCGAATCTACCCTTTGCAGTGCGGTTTGAATCCCGGAAGGTCGAAGATCTCAAGTTTCCTCGTCCGGATCCCGCCTTCGCGCGCATCGCAGACTTCTCTGCAATGAGTGAAAGCATCTACGGCGCCTTCTTCAGCCCTCTCGTTCGGGCGAGCTCCAATCCCTTCTTGGCGGAAACCGCCAAATGGCTTCACCCGATGCGGATGAGTCGATATGTCTTTTCGGCGTCCTTTTCGCCTTGGCTTTACGGCCTGCCAAGCCTTGCGAAGGCGATCCGTGACGACCGCTCGCCCCTTTCAGACGACAATCCCTACCTCAAGAGCGAGCGCACCCTCTTCGGTCTCGTCACCACGCTGATCCAGACGGCCCGATCGAATCGGGACGCCTCTTTGGAGCGCATGTTCCAGGTCCTGTATGGGATACCAACCTCCCGCGACACCGGATCGTCGCCCTAG